The Carassius gibelio isolate Cgi1373 ecotype wild population from Czech Republic chromosome B5, carGib1.2-hapl.c, whole genome shotgun sequence genome segment cacagacgTCTCTTAGTGTGCCCATCTCAGGATGCGATGTTCAGTCAGATGGCAGTGGAGGAGAGACCAGAGTGCATCGGAATGGGTGCCCTTCCCCTCCAAAACACATCTGCTTACTGAGATTTAGCCACAGGACACAAAGGAGAAAAAGAGAGCAGCCGTGTAGTGAAAGGATGTTTTCTCTGTTCTGGAGGGTCCTGCTGGAGCTCTTACTGGTTTGGTGGATGTTTGAAGGGGTCATCAGGTGAGTTTTTCACAGGTGTGCCATCGTTCCTCACTGGCATCACCATGTGATTCATTAAAACACTTGTAGAGGCTGTCTGTGAAGATTTAAATATAGTTTGAAGTATTTTCACGTGTTAAAATGACCTGTTTCTTCCCTAATGTTGTAATTTCCAGACTTGTTCACTGTTGTGTGCTCAGTCGTCCGTATTTGGCTTGTGTGTTCAGTTCAGTAGTCTTCATGGGTGATAGGTTTATTTTAATCCCGGAGAGCGTTCTTATgtttccgtgtgtgtgtgtgtgtgtgtgtgtttgttgacttTATGTATCTGGGTCTCTGAAGTATGAGGCTGACACATACAGACAGCTCTGTCTGAGGTCATTTTCACTGTTACTGAAATTGCAGATTTATTGAAGTTCACATAATTAGATTAAATATTATTGGCCTGTCTGGAACGAGATGTTTCTTTAGAATGACAAATAAGGGCTTGTAAGTCTCACCTGAGGATGCATTCATTCTCTGTCTCATTTCCACTGCCTATACGCTGTGTGAGACAGACTTTATTCTTTCACAAATCAGATTTGCCACAGTTCTGCTCACAAACAGACAGGGAAATTGAAGAGGAACTGGACCAGAAAATTTCTCTAAATATGGAATAAGATTCaaagtgtgtgagagaaagtgcTGTCCTTTTCTCTGCTTGGACTTGGACTACTGgattctttttaataaaatattaacaccTACAACAACCTGCAATTAGGTTTAAGGCAATAAAGATATCACCGCTATCTTATCTTTTTCCGCAGCCACACGGAGAAACAAACAGCACGTCATGTGGAGAGgagttttaataaaacatgagaCAGATGTTCTAAAGGTTCTTATTAAAGGCTTTAAGTAGACTCCTCAGGTATTTTGTTAGCAACCAGATTTCCCTCTACCATTAACATTTCAATTTGGCATACAATATTACCAAAGCATTCAGTCAATAATGGAATGATAACAAAGGCTTTTAGCCACAGTGAATTATAACTGAAAGAACTCGTAAAGAGAGCTTACTAATTAATAAACCATGCACATACTCTATACAGTCCAAAAGCCTGCATTGTAAAATCTGTTAATCTGGTCATTTTAATTGAACTCTCTGAAGAccaaaatgaatatattaatgCAAAGAGTGTCATTTGGTCAATATAAATTTTGGAGTGAGATCTGGTTGCAAACAAAACCtgaatataaattaaaagttTAAGGTTTTGAAAGATTGAAATGAGTGGTCTTAGACTTTGGGCTCCACTGGAAAACAAAGACAGCTGATGTAGATATGATGTTCtgatgtgtattttattttacctttcccAGGTGTGTGTTTAGTAAAGAGCTGAAATCACCCAGCACCAGGGTGAAGCCCATGTCACCATCTGATTTTCTGGATAAATTAATGGGAAAAACATCTGGATATGATGCTCGGATCAGGCCTAACTTTAAAGGTTTGACTTCAACTCCAATCTGCTCTAGtctaatttttagttttaatttctatTAAAGAAAATGTGATTTCTCTGAGTATAGCAATGGATGAGTGCatcaaaaactgtaaaatgtcaCTCTCAGTCACTTTCTGtcacactaccattcagaaggtttgggtcagtaagatttttaaatgtttataatattttcaaatatgcaatttcagataactgttttctgcatgtttttgaatgaaattgaTTTCGCTGATTAACAAAGAATGACAAAGCCATTCCTCAAGTCTTATACcttagaaatcattccaatatgctgattggtgctaaaaaaaaacacatgcattatTGACATCACAGTTTAAAAACAGCTGTGCCGCTTAATGTCCCCTCTGATAAGCTATATATATCACTAATGCCATGAatgttaaatcaataaataaaatgctgcaaTCAAATATTTACAAAGCACCTGAATGCTAATTAAACCCTGGCTGAATAGCTCAGTCAGCTGTGTACGTAGGTCATTTTACAGTTATAGTCTAGTTCTCTATGTTtgtgaaaatgctttattttatcatttgtaaTTTGATTTAACAGTCTTTGACAACCTCTTCAAGTGTTTTCTCTTGGAAACTATCTGTTGCTATTTGCGGCTTGTGGATTTCTTTTTAATCAAGGCATTGATGTTCAGTTCCGTGTGAATCATTTATCTAATCTAATGTGTTAAAATGAGAGATGCAGAGGTTGAGTtctcaatgtttttctttttcgatCAGTTCAATGAATGCATCCATTGCTGGAtagaagtattcatttctttctaaaacaataatattactgaccccattttttcttttattaaatcaTCACTATATGTATACACTGGACATTTGGAAAaccaaattagcatttttctaaACGTAATCATGCATTGAGCATATATGATGATTTTATTAACCGTATAATAAAAGCAATCACATGCAGACCATACTAAACACATCCACACTGTCTGTCCTTCAAAGCAGCAGCCCTCCACTATTTTGAGCAGGTTTCTTCTCCACCAGTGGACATGTCAAGAACAGATACTTCATTTTCAGGAGAACTGTTCCTGTTCCTCACCAGTAAATCTCTCACCACTCTCTTCTGTTACGTACTTTCAATGATATCTTGGTTCTTTTTCAGCATCATACAAAGCAACACAGAAGTAAGTAAAACTGCTGTTGCAGCTTAAACTCTGTACATAGATTGTTTTGGCAAGAACTCTGCGAAAATGTGATGTGGTCAGCAAAGAATATATTTACATTCTCTGAACACAGAACAACATAAGATCTTATTAAACTATGTGACCCCCCCATGGGTTCTCAGGTCTATTTTTTTTACCATCCCCACCGTTCAACAAGAGAAACCCACAGGCGTTCAGAGACGAAAACCAACAGAATACGAGACGATGAGAATGATTTCAGAAACATGCAGGATACGGCTGTCAGCTCACGCTAGATCTCTCTCTGTAAAAAGTGTCACAACAGCGTCTGTGAGGGGCAGTTCCTCCGCTGGCATTTCGTTTGCTGTGCTGTCCACTCGAGTGCATGTTAACCCACAGACCTAAATAAGTCTTTTCCGCTCATTCTCTTGCTTATGTTTTTTTACActggaatttcttttttttattcatactttTTCTTTCCTCCTTCCTCTGGTTTTCTCTCAtgatctcttgctctctctctcagtaGCAGTCTCTGAGCTCGTGTATATTTCATATCTGTTCTGCATCTTAGAGATGTGGCTGTCAGCATGTGTGGAGGGAAATGTCCCCTCtgataagctatatatatatcactaaTGTCATGAAcgttaaatcaataaataaaatgctgcaaTCAAATATTTACAAAGTTACTGAATGCTAATTAACCACTGGCTGAATAGCTGTGTAGTTCAGTCTAAGTAAATGGGGGCATTTTACAATTGTCTAGTTATCTATGTTTGCGAAAAATGCTTTCTTTTTATCATTTGTAATTTGATTTAACAGTTTTGGACAACCTCTTCAGTGTTTTTTCTTGGAAACCAGAATCTGTTGCTATTTGCTGCTTGTGGATTTCTTTTTATTCAAGACACTGAAGGTCAATTCtgtgtgaattattcatttatctaatatGTTAAAATATGAGATGCAGAGGTTGAGTTTtcaatttttaaatgcaaatgtttcatATTGTGTTGTTCTTTCATCTTTTAGGTCCTCCAGTAAATGTTACTTGCAACATTTTTATCAACAGCTTTGGTTCCATCACAGAGACCaccatggtacacacacacacacacacacacacacatacattatccATATAGTCATATCTCCTAGGGAGAATTTGTCAGTTTGCATTAAACTAATGACCATTAAATTTACACATTACACGGGTTTAGAGTTTGaggaatccacacacacacacacacacacacacacacacacgcacgcacgcacgcacgcacgcacacacagacacacacacacagacacaaacacacacacacacacacacacgcacgcacacacagacacacacacacagacacaaacacacacacacacacacacatacgcgtgcggcacatacagtatatttacatGGGAAGGATGCCTACACACATAAAGCTTATCAGAAATATGTTTGGTCTAGAATGTACCAAAATACACTGTTCAAAACAGAGTTAAAATAATCCGAATCAAGCATGAAGATGACAATCAGACTGAGTTTTAtgaattatagatttttaaagCTATTAAGAAGTTAActgacattttagacacaatttgGCAACCATAATTAACACAGGCAAGTGGAGGGATATGGAAAGGTCCAGTGCTGTTACATCAATGAAGTCCACTAACTTGTGatcaataaataagtaaataaacagtgGACTGTACATTAACATCTGTCATGTTTTAGCAAATGcctttgcttcagctgctgtgaAAGTGCCCTGATGTATTTCTGAACACTAACTTCTCAGGATTATCGGCTGAACGTTTTTCTTCGGCAGCAGTGGAATGACCCACGGCTGGCTTATAAAGAGTATCCAGATGATTCCCTGGACCTGGACCCATCCATGCTGGACTCCATCTGGAAGCCAGACTTGTTCTTCGCCAATGAGAAAGGCGCCAACTTTCACGAGGTCACAACAGACAACAAACTGCTGAGGATTTTCCAGAATGGAAACGTACTGTATAGCATCAGGTGTGATATCACCCCCTATATATGAATAATCATTCCAAACCAATACATGAATGATCATCCAAAATATCTCTCTCTTTCAGACTCACTCTGATTCTGTCGTGTCCTATGGATCTGAAGAATTTTCCAATGGACATACAGACCTGCACCATGCAGTTAGAGAGCTGTAAGACCATCAGCCGATCTCACGCTTAtcttatttctcttttatatGCTCATtattctctgtctttctctctctagtTGGCTACACTATGAATGATCTGATATTTCAGTGGTTGGATGAAGGCCCAGTGCAAGTGGCTGATGAACTTGTGCTGCCCCAGTTTGTCCTGAAAGAGGAGAAAGATTTGGGATACTGTACAAAACACTACAACACTGGTATGCTATTGCAATTCCACCATTatacctttttttaattttttttttactgattttacaATCAGTGTTGAGTGTATGCATTACTAAGCTTACTCtaactgaattactttttttttttttttttaagttgagcaGGGAATTACTGCGATTTTATTCATTACTTCTaatgtaattgcattaaatacttTATAGACTGTAGAacaattctatttaaaataatagttgatTTAACATCAAAAGAGGTTCTTATAATGTTTCTATGCAAGGTGTTTGGAATCGTTGCCATTTTGGGtaattactttttgattacttttgacctctcttgttttcacatggatttaaaTAGGATCATCTTATACTATactgacataaaaatacaaagagaaggaaaataaattccatttattcttattaacaacatgaagtgcattaaacattacatttattaatttttggaATTTGATTATGTGATATAGATTACATGTAATAGGTACTATCCAGCTCTGTTGGTTAATACAGATGACATGCATTTATTTCCGCTGTCTAACATGATTGCATGTTTGACCCAGGTAAATTCACCTGTATAGAGGTGAAATTTCATCTGGAGAGGCAGATGGGTTACTACCTGATCCAGATGTACATTCCCAGCCTCTTAACTGTTATCTTGTCATGGGTCTCCTTCTGGATCAACATGGATGCCGCCCCGGCCCGTGTTGGCCTGGGCATCACTACAGTTCTCACAATGACGACACAGAGCTCTGGATCCAGAGCGTCACTGCCTAAGGTAGGAATCTACTTTATCTATCCAAACATCCACTTTCAGTCATTATTTAATCCCactgatgttgttccaaacctgcatgttttgttaaaattgttttttgttgttgtatttgacAGATGAAATCTTTTTTGTTAAATCCTGAATATtctttgtgtgcatgcatgcaggTGTCCTATGTGAAGGCCATTGACATCTGGATGGCAGTGTGCTTGCTGTTTGTCTTTGCTGCTTTGCTGGAGTACGCAGCAGTTAATTTTGTCTCTCGGCAACACAAAGAATTCTTCAGACTGAGGAGAAAACTGCGGGAAGAGCAACGCTATAGAGCTGTGAGTGTCAGCCTGAAGCTCTCCTCTGTTATACACACACGACATGGGTTGAGTGCCCTTAAGATACTATACAATCACTGTGTGCCTGTGATCTTTCATGAGATTAGTCTGCTGGCCCCTTCAGAGCAGCGAGGGAAGGTCAGCGATGGCATAAAGCCATGTCATGAATATTGCACCGAGTAATACTGTTCTTTCCACACACGGAATGTGGGACAACACGAATGGGAAGAAGGTGAAAGAGCTGCAGGATTTTAAATCTGGAAAATGTCCCAGTGAAGCAGAATACTAAATAAGCTTAGCTGAACtgataaattaaacattatttctgttttaccAATTGGAAATGCTAAAACAGTAATTGTATTCAAAGAGGTTTTCAGAACCTGAATCTGGGCAGATCAAAGGCAGATGGCCCTGCTcaaaactcacaccattggttgattCATTGTTGATGGGTCAAACTGGTAATATCTACTTTTGTGTTATCTTACTTAtgtgtttgattaaaaaatacaaaccCTTAAGAAAAACATCCAGATGCATTATGCTAATGAGAATAGTGTGAGGGTAGTTGTGCTTGTCATGAAAATTTCGCAATTGCTTTTTAATGGTCCTATAAAAGTAGTCTTCATTTTCTTGATGTAACACATAGATTCTTGTTTTGGCGTTGGATTTTTTAGCTGTATTATGACCCAGACATGCTCTTTGTTTGCCTGGAATAGACGACTATTCCCAGACTCCTCTCAGGAGATTTTGTCAGCAGAAACTGCAGTTATTTCCCTATCTTTACTCCTAACCAGCTAGTTGAGAGAGAATCGTGGCTTTCTTTTGGACACAGCAGAAACCGTCCTGCCACAAAGAGCAGAGAGAATAAATATTATACTATCCTGTCCTATTCCATTCCTCCTCCATCGCCCAGCAGGGcaggctgtgtgtgtgagagacacccAGTGGGTGAGTTGGTGGCGCTGTGCCCCCTCATTTGCCTTAGGCATGCTCTTAGGCATATAACATTCAAACATGCTTACACACTACTGCACTCAAGCTTTTAGGCACAATGTGCATATAAAAACACATACACCTCATTATGCATGTGGTGTTAGCCACATACATAcagccacatacacacacacacaatctgactAACTGTTTGGTCACAGGCAGAATGGTGCAGTAGGCTGTCTGATCTCATGTGCACTAAGTCACATAAAGCAGCGACCTGTACACAATGTgattcaacacaaacacacaaatgcaccTAACTGACTGGATCTCATACTCAAAAAGCATCTTTTCCCTAAGGAACAAATACGCTGTCAGTgctaatatcacacacacacacacacagacacacacacacacattgaaaatATCACCAAGAATAAGTAACCTGGAAAAAAAGGGAAGACTGAGGAAAGCTGGGACAAGAAAGGAAGACAAAGTAAAAGAAAACAGCTGAAACTGACAAAAACATATTTAGACTTATTTTCatgtagaaaatatattttatcttagtaaatgcattgtttaaaactaaactaaaaaaactaacaaaaatatgttctaagaaaATGTTGCTAAAATTCccaataagttattaaaaagggTATAATATTTTGTGGTAACGTTTGAGAACAGGTAGCTTTGAATGACCATTCTATTAACGTTTCTGGAGAAACATTTGTTCCTAACTTTGAGAAAAGCTTGCCATAATGTCAGCCGAATGTTCCGTGATAGTTCAGAATaaagatacagtattgttcaaaataatagcagtacaatgtgactaaccagaataatcaaggtttttagtatattttttattgctacgtggcaaacaagttaccagtaggttcagtagattctcagaaaacaaattagacccagcattcatgatatgcacgctcttaaggctgtgcaattgggcaattagttgaattagttgaaaggggtgtgttcaaaaaaatagcagtgtggcattcaatcactgaggtcatcaattttgtgaagaaacaggtgtgaatcaggtggcccctatttaaggatgaagccaacacttgttgaacatgcatttgaaagctgaggaaaatgggtcgttcaagacattgttcagaagaacagcgtactttgattaaaaagttgattagagaggggaaaacctataaagaggtgcaaaaaatgataggctgttcagctaaaatgatctccaatgccttaaaatggagagcaaaaccagagagacgtggaagaaaacggaagacaaccatcaaaatggatagaagaataaccagaatggcaaaggctcagccaatgatcacctccaggaagatcaaagacagtctggagttacctgtaagtactgtgacagttagaagacgtctgtgtgaagctaatctattttcaagaatcccccgcaaagtccctctgttaaaaaaaaggcatgtgcagaagaggttacaatttgccaaagaacacatcaactggcctaaagagaaatggaggaacattttgtggactgatgagagtaaaattgttctttttgggtccaagggccacaggcagtttgtgagacgacccccaaactctgaattcaagccacagtacacagtgaagacagtgaagcatggaggtgcaagcatcatgatatgggcatgtttctcctactatggtgttgggcctatttatctcataccagggatcatggatcagtttgcatatgttaaaatacttgaagaggtcatgttgccctatgctgaagaggacatgcccttgaaatggttgtttcaacaagacaatgacccaaaacacactagtaaacgggcaaagtcttggttccaaaccaacaaaattaatgttatggagtggccagcccaatctccagaccttaatccaattgagaacttgtggggtgatatcaaaaatgctgtttctgaagcaaaaccaagaaatgtgaatgaattgtggaatgttgttaaagaatcatggagtggaataacagctgagaggtgccacaagttggttgactccatgccacacagatgtcaagcagttttaaaaaactgtggtcatacaactaaatattagtttagtgattcacaggattgctaaatcccagaaaaaaaaaaaatgtttgtacaaaatagttttgagtttgtacagtaaaaggtagacactgctatttttttgaacacacccctttcaactaattgcccaattgcacagccttaagagcgtgcatatcatgaatgctgggtcttgtttgttttctgacaatctactgaacctactggtaacttgtttgccacgtagcaataaaaaatatactaaaaaccttgattattctggttagtcacattgtactgctattattttgaacaatactgtattactGTAGAAATGTGCGTGCCCACTAGAGATTTTTAAGGTACAGTGTGACCCCATTACAGAGAAGCCGGAGAGGTCTGTTGAGGAGTGCACTGGAAgagaatattttattgtttaaataaatgatgactcTTTTTAAATAAGTGTCTTTGTATTTGTCTTCAGGCATCTGGTCAGGCTGGAGGAGCAGATATGAAGAACAAAAGCAACAATGTTACGGGCAGTACGCCGAGCAGAAGCACACAACGCCACTGCAGTGCCTGTGCACGGGTATATGCACCCCCCAAAAAACACTCCTGCCATTacaatacttgattctgattcgTCATTCAAACAAAAACATCATTAATAGAATAAAAGagctggatttaaaaaaataaaaaaatatatagtgaaaAAATTTGAATTGTGAAAGACAGCTAAATATGTTAGTTAAGGGGCCCATAGAAAATGTTTcttcatatacatatattagaatgatttctgaagtaagTTAAAGCTGGCTACTTGAAATTCAGATTTCCCATTGCTTGtataaaagattaaaaatatataacatttaaaataaataaataaaattgtaatgatattttgcagaattactgattactgcattttttataaaataaatagtgaatagtgaacataagagactttggaaacattaaaaaatactgtcgaccctaaacttttgaacatatGTTCATATATTTTGTGGTGATGTTTCCTTCAGGAAGAGCAGTTAGACTCACAGAGCCAGGACTTGTACTTCACGGGATACGGGATGGACAGCTGTCTGTCTGGGGATGGGCCTCTCTCTGAGGCTGCCTCCATGTTTGTGGGCCTGCCGCCCGGCCACGTTCTGTTCGAGATCCGCCGCCGCTTCGTGGAACGAGCCAAGCGGATCGACACCATCTCACGAGCCGTCTTCCCCCTCAGCTTCCTCGTTTTCAACGTCTTCTATTGGATCACGTACAAAGTTCTTAGAAATGAGGACATTCACCTTGCCCTGCAACCCTGATTCCTTTTAAGACTTCTGAAATCCCAGTATCCCATTTTTTGTGCCCATTTAAATCCAGTGTGAGGAAGAGATCCCTTATCAAGGACGTTTAAAATCACTCCAGTTGAGGAAAGGTGCAACACGTTCTCTCTGCTCGAGTGAACATATATGCATGTGTCTATGACCACTTTTGAAAAGATCTAAACCTTTAGTTTATATGCAATGGCTGAATCCCTCCTGACCTTTGagatgcaagtttttttttctctcactgagCAAACTTGTTTgtctattattaaaaataaatgttctaaaCAAAGGGTTTGTTTGGCAGCCTTTTTCCTCGTCATGTATGTACAAGTATCCTCATAAATAAGGAAGACATGAAATCTCAAAagtacatttgcatttttatccaaagcgacttaaaattgaGAACAATAACAATGAGAGAACagcagtatacaagtgccatgacaagtctcagttattcTAGCGCAGTACACACAGCaaggtttatttttaaagaacagaATAGTAAAGAAAAGGTTAGTGCTAGTATTAGTAGGTCAAGTGCTGGCAAAAAAAACTTgtctttagttgttttttttaaatagctgttcgaattgagattgggaggtcattctaCCACCTTGGCACAATCTGTGACCGTGGACcaaaaaaccagtcataagggtccatttATTTAATTGAGATTTAAtttccgttgatgtatggtttgctaggacaggacaatatttggccgtgatacaactatttgaaaatctggaatctgagggtgcaaaaaaatcagaatattgagaaaatcacatttaaatttgtccaaatgaagttcttagcaatgcatattactactaaaaaattaagttttaatatatttacagaaagaaatttacaaaatataatcatggaacatgatctttaattaatatgctaatgatattttggcataaaagaaaaat includes the following:
- the glra4b gene encoding glycine receptor, alpha 4b, which encodes MFSLFWRVLLELLLVWWMFEGVIRCVFSKELKSPSTRVKPMSPSDFLDKLMGKTSGYDARIRPNFKGPPVNVTCNIFINSFGSITETTMDYRLNVFLRQQWNDPRLAYKEYPDDSLDLDPSMLDSIWKPDLFFANEKGANFHEVTTDNKLLRIFQNGNVLYSIRLTLILSCPMDLKNFPMDIQTCTMQLESFGYTMNDLIFQWLDEGPVQVADELVLPQFVLKEEKDLGYCTKHYNTGKFTCIEVKFHLERQMGYYLIQMYIPSLLTVILSWVSFWINMDAAPARVGLGITTVLTMTTQSSGSRASLPKVSYVKAIDIWMAVCLLFVFAALLEYAAVNFVSRQHKEFFRLRRKLREEQRYRAASGQAGGADMKNKSNNVTGSTPSRSTQRHCSACAREEQLDSQSQDLYFTGYGMDSCLSGDGPLSEAASMFVGLPPGHVLFEIRRRFVERAKRIDTISRAVFPLSFLVFNVFYWITYKVLRNEDIHLALQP